A stretch of Saccharothrix texasensis DNA encodes these proteins:
- a CDS encoding TIGR03769 domain-containing protein, whose protein sequence is MTRVIRQRPRPPDNRTPAITSHAHTNWAFEAAGTYTAVFEVTATKAAGGAVTTGRQGCTCTVQP, encoded by the coding sequence ATGACGCGTGTGATTCGACAGCGGCCACGGCCTCCCGACAACCGCACCCCCGCCATCACCAGCCACGCCCACACCAACTGGGCCTTCGAGGCCGCCGGCACCTACACCGCCGTCTTCGAGGTCACCGCCACCAAGGCGGCGGGCGGCGCGGTCACCACCGGCCGGCAGGGCTGCACCTGCACCGTGCAGCCCTGA
- a CDS encoding immunoglobulin-like domain-containing protein, with protein MAGVRLSGGRGRCRITRVIGRSQYAADKRIKGQVRDFRLDDRALPAADVAALALDAALALPSSGAHGSAVAWASSDPAVCSPPTRCSRPRRTSPSTSGAG; from the coding sequence ATGGCGGGGGTGCGGTTGTCGGGAGGCCGTGGCCGCTGTCGAATCACACGCGTCATCGGCCGCTCGCAGTACGCGGCCGACAAGCGGATCAAAGGCCAGGTCCGGGACTTCCGCCTCGACGACCGGGCGCTGCCGGCCGCCGATGTCGCCGCGCTCGCCCTGGACGCCGCCCTCGCCCTCCCGTCGTCGGGTGCGCACGGGTCGGCGGTCGCCTGGGCGTCGTCCGATCCGGCCGTGTGCTCGCCGCCCACGAGATGTTCACGACCTCGGCGGACGTCGCCCAGCACCTCTGGCGCCGGCTGA
- a CDS encoding dihydrofolate reductase family protein: MKLTTMTQVTVDGVAQGNGHASDEDRGNGFERGGWARGKGDDDTRAFINQTYRRADAFLLGRRTYELFADSWGSSTARDVPGWEPVLRALNDRPKYVVSTTLTGPAWPGSTVLSGDVEAAVRELKAEPGGELQVHGSGALTRWLLRNDLVDELTLIVVPVVLGQGARLFPDRGPDLALDLVESRVDSKGVTIQVYRPAGRPRYATP; this comes from the coding sequence ATGAAGCTGACCACCATGACCCAGGTCACCGTCGACGGCGTGGCGCAGGGCAACGGCCACGCGTCGGACGAGGACCGCGGGAACGGGTTCGAACGCGGCGGGTGGGCCCGGGGGAAGGGCGACGACGACACCCGTGCGTTCATCAACCAGACCTACCGGCGCGCCGACGCGTTCCTGCTCGGCCGGCGGACCTACGAGCTGTTCGCCGACTCGTGGGGGTCGTCGACGGCCCGGGACGTCCCCGGCTGGGAGCCTGTCCTGCGGGCGTTGAACGACCGGCCCAAGTACGTGGTGTCGACCACGCTCACCGGGCCGGCGTGGCCGGGGTCCACCGTCCTGTCCGGGGACGTCGAGGCCGCCGTCCGCGAGCTGAAGGCCGAACCGGGAGGTGAGCTGCAGGTCCACGGCAGCGGCGCGCTGACCCGGTGGCTGCTGCGGAACGACCTGGTCGACGAGCTGACGCTGATCGTGGTCCCGGTGGTCCTCGGCCAGGGCGCGCGGCTGTTCCCGGACCGCGGCCCGGACCTCGCGCTCGACCTGGTCGAGTCGCGGGTCGACTCGAAGGGCGTGACGATCCAGGTCTACCGGCCCGCCGGGCGCCCGCGGTACGCGACACCCTGA
- a CDS encoding YciI family protein → MQYLVSVIDDKVDPGSTDRQPAISAFNERLIADGYWVFAGGLADTDSATVVDNRGEEAVFSDGPFVETKEYLAGFWVWEAPDLDVALELATEASKVCDRKIEVRPFR, encoded by the coding sequence ATGCAGTACCTGGTTTCCGTCATCGACGACAAGGTCGACCCCGGCAGCACGGACCGGCAGCCCGCCATCAGCGCGTTCAACGAACGGCTGATCGCCGACGGCTACTGGGTCTTCGCGGGCGGCCTCGCGGACACCGACTCGGCCACGGTCGTGGACAACCGGGGCGAGGAGGCGGTGTTCAGCGACGGGCCGTTCGTGGAGACGAAGGAGTACCTCGCCGGCTTCTGGGTCTGGGAGGCCCCCGACCTGGACGTGGCGCTCGAACTCGCCACCGAGGCGTCGAAGGTCTGCGACCGGAAGATCGAGGTGCGGCCGTTCCGATGA
- a CDS encoding RNA polymerase sigma factor: MSDVDEVITRAHRTEWARVVATLTRRFGDLDLAEEAAAEAFAIAVERWPADGAPPNPGAWLTTTANHKAIDRIRREGKRAEKQQEAGMAHDDDPPEPHGVIEDDRLRLIFTCCHPALAAQSRLALTLRMVGGLSVPEIARAFLVAESAVGQRITRAKAKIKAARIPYRVPSAEDLPARVSGVLAVLFLVFNEGYLATGPDTDPVRRDLTAEAIRLTRLIRALLPDDGEVAGLLALMLLIEARRPARVSTGGELVPLAEQDRGAWDATLIAEGHGLVRERLAAAAAGVAPGRYQILAAINAVHTSARDIRDTDWSQVLALYDQLVRVDPSPVVALNRAIAVAELDGPDVALAAVDRLEDRLAGYHAYHATRADLLRRLGRGGQSRAAYDKAVELAGNTAEIAYLTRRRGQLG, encoded by the coding sequence ATGAGCGACGTCGACGAGGTGATCACCCGGGCCCACCGCACCGAGTGGGCCCGGGTGGTCGCCACCCTGACCAGGCGCTTCGGCGACCTCGACCTCGCCGAGGAAGCGGCCGCCGAGGCGTTCGCGATCGCCGTCGAGCGCTGGCCTGCCGACGGGGCGCCGCCCAACCCCGGCGCCTGGCTGACCACCACCGCCAACCACAAGGCGATCGACCGCATCCGCCGCGAGGGCAAACGTGCCGAGAAGCAGCAGGAGGCCGGGATGGCGCACGACGACGACCCGCCCGAGCCGCACGGCGTCATCGAGGACGACCGGCTCCGGCTGATCTTCACGTGCTGCCACCCGGCGTTGGCGGCGCAGTCCCGCCTGGCGCTCACGCTGCGCATGGTCGGTGGTCTGAGCGTGCCGGAGATCGCCCGCGCCTTCCTGGTGGCCGAGAGCGCCGTGGGGCAGCGGATCACCCGTGCGAAGGCCAAGATCAAGGCGGCGCGCATCCCCTACCGCGTGCCGTCCGCCGAGGACCTCCCCGCCCGCGTCTCCGGCGTGCTGGCCGTCCTGTTCCTCGTCTTCAACGAGGGGTACCTGGCCACCGGGCCCGACACCGACCCGGTGCGCCGAGACCTGACCGCGGAGGCGATCCGGCTCACCCGCCTGATCCGCGCCCTGCTGCCGGACGACGGCGAGGTGGCCGGGTTGCTGGCGCTGATGCTGCTCATCGAGGCCCGCCGCCCGGCCCGGGTGTCGACCGGCGGCGAGCTGGTCCCCCTGGCCGAGCAGGACCGCGGCGCGTGGGACGCGACGCTGATCGCCGAGGGCCACGGGCTGGTCCGCGAACGCCTCGCCGCGGCCGCCGCCGGCGTCGCCCCGGGCCGCTACCAGATCCTGGCCGCGATCAACGCCGTGCACACTTCCGCCCGCGACATCCGCGACACCGACTGGTCACAGGTCCTCGCCCTCTACGACCAGCTCGTCCGCGTCGACCCGTCGCCGGTGGTCGCCCTCAACCGGGCGATCGCGGTCGCCGAACTCGACGGCCCGGACGTGGCGCTGGCGGCCGTCGACCGCCTCGAGGACCGGCTGGCCGGCTATCACGCCTACCACGCCACCCGCGCCGACCTGCTGCGCCGGCTGGGCCGCGGCGGGCAGTCGCGCGCGGCGTACGACAAAGCCGTCGAGCTGGCCGGCAACACCGCCGAGATCGCCTACCTGACCCGCCGCCGCGGCCAGCTGGGGTGA
- a CDS encoding small ribosomal subunit Rsm22 family protein — protein MSEELRRALEAELAGQKSAALAPVVERLSARYREGGAASEPILRTRADASAYAAYRMPATYAVLRHVLGEAAAQRPDLAPRTLLDVGGGTGAALWAAVETWPDLTSLTVFEQAEEASRLGSRLVAGATSPALRSARWVRGVLGPTTALPGADVATLSYVLGELPQALRDKVVDAMVEAADTVVVVEPGTPAGYRRVLAARDRLIAAGRSVAAPCPHEAACPIAGSDWCHFSARVARTSLHRQVKSATLGHEDEKFAYVVATRVPGPHAGNRVLRHPLRRKGMVQLRLCAQDGAVEDRVVSKRDPDAYRAARDVEWGDPWP, from the coding sequence GTGTCGGAGGAACTTCGGCGTGCGCTGGAGGCGGAGCTGGCCGGGCAGAAGTCGGCGGCGCTCGCACCCGTCGTCGAACGGCTGTCCGCCCGCTACCGCGAAGGCGGCGCGGCGAGCGAGCCGATCCTGCGCACCCGCGCCGACGCGAGCGCGTACGCCGCCTACCGCATGCCGGCCACGTACGCCGTGCTGCGCCACGTCCTCGGGGAAGCCGCGGCACAACGACCGGACCTCGCACCGCGCACGCTGCTCGACGTGGGCGGCGGCACGGGCGCGGCGCTGTGGGCGGCGGTCGAGACGTGGCCGGACCTGACCTCGTTGACGGTGTTCGAGCAGGCCGAGGAAGCGTCACGGCTCGGGTCCAGGCTGGTGGCGGGCGCGACGAGCCCCGCGCTGCGGTCCGCGCGGTGGGTCCGGGGCGTGCTGGGGCCGACGACCGCCCTGCCCGGAGCGGACGTCGCCACCCTGTCCTATGTGCTCGGTGAGCTGCCGCAAGCCCTGCGCGACAAGGTGGTGGACGCGATGGTCGAAGCCGCGGACACCGTGGTCGTGGTGGAGCCGGGCACGCCGGCCGGGTACCGGCGGGTCCTCGCCGCGCGGGACCGGCTGATCGCCGCGGGCCGCTCGGTCGCGGCGCCGTGCCCGCACGAGGCCGCCTGCCCGATCGCCGGGTCCGACTGGTGCCACTTCTCCGCCCGGGTGGCCCGGACGTCGTTGCACCGGCAGGTCAAGTCGGCGACCCTGGGTCACGAGGACGAGAAGTTCGCCTACGTCGTCGCCACCCGCGTGCCGGGTCCGCACGCCGGGAACCGGGTCCTGCGCCACCCGTTGCGCCGCAAGGGGATGGTCCAGTTGCGACTGTGCGCGCAGGACGGTGCGGTCGAGGACCGCGTGGTGAGCAAGCGCGACCCCGACGCCTACCGCGCCGCCCGCGACGTCGAGTGGGGCGACCCCTGGCCGTGA